In the Flavobacterium sp. J372 genome, one interval contains:
- a CDS encoding glycosyltransferase family 1 protein, which produces MKTIFLESHNINNRAGGLGTFNYELIKGLQNNDLSGLDIWLNAKKPYELEAVFGDTFKYHQYKSLQRYPLFRIRKKHDLWHSLNQNTKIEPFKAKNYLLTVHDVNFMEECTGEDREAHAKRFRGKLERSTAITYISEFAKKQAHSYFSIPNVPEYIIYNGNPITHLVDTSAYPPNAPVDVPFIYSIGEFHERKNFLSLVQMIAVMPEGINLIISGNNSHDYGAVIKEHIAKNNLSKRVFLTGKVDDAGKQYYMQHCLAFAFPSIREGFGLPPIEAMKFGKPVFLSSHTSLPEIGGDAAYYWDNFDPEYMREHFHKCMDNFNADKEMRTALLKDRADFFSWDKSAATYLSVYRKLVL; this is translated from the coding sequence ATGAAAACCATATTCCTTGAATCGCATAACATAAACAACCGCGCCGGCGGATTGGGTACATTTAATTATGAGCTTATAAAAGGCCTGCAAAACAATGATTTATCCGGGCTGGATATTTGGCTTAACGCTAAAAAACCATATGAGCTTGAAGCGGTTTTTGGCGATACATTCAAGTACCACCAATACAAATCGCTGCAGCGCTACCCGCTTTTCAGGATAAGGAAAAAGCATGACCTTTGGCATTCGCTTAACCAGAATACCAAAATTGAGCCATTTAAAGCCAAAAATTACCTGCTTACGGTTCACGACGTGAACTTCATGGAAGAATGTACAGGAGAAGACCGCGAAGCGCATGCAAAAAGGTTCAGGGGAAAACTGGAACGCTCAACCGCTATAACGTACATCTCGGAATTTGCAAAGAAACAGGCACACAGCTATTTCAGCATACCAAATGTGCCGGAGTATATTATTTACAATGGCAACCCGATAACGCATCTTGTTGATACATCAGCGTACCCGCCAAATGCGCCGGTTGATGTCCCTTTCATCTATTCCATTGGCGAATTTCATGAAAGGAAAAATTTTTTATCGCTGGTGCAGATGATTGCCGTAATGCCGGAAGGTATAAACCTTATTATTTCGGGCAACAACAGCCATGACTACGGCGCTGTTATAAAAGAACATATTGCTAAAAACAATTTGAGTAAAAGGGTTTTCCTGACAGGGAAGGTTGATGATGCCGGCAAGCAGTATTATATGCAGCACTGCCTTGCCTTTGCTTTCCCCAGCATACGCGAAGGTTTTGGCCTGCCGCCTATCGAAGCCATGAAATTCGGTAAGCCTGTGTTTTTGTCAAGCCACACATCATTGCCTGAAATTGGCGGAGACGCTGCTTATTACTGGGATAATTTTGACCCGGAATACATGCGTGAACATTTTCACAAATGCATGGATAATTTCAATGCTGACAAAGAAATGCGTACAGCCCTGCTTAAAGATCGTGCCGACTTTTTCTCGTGGGATAAAAGCGCCGCCACATACCTTTCGGTTTACAGAAAGTTAGTGTTATAG
- a CDS encoding glycosyltransferase family 2 protein: MKYTKDVSVIIINYNSSAYTLDCIASVLEKTSPSISLEIIVVDNNSKQEEFAALEAGLPLRENITLVSSRINTGFGGGNMFGAQFASGEYLLFLNNDTLLMNDCIGMHVEFHRNNPKAGVTSAQNYDQHGKFVPSFDHNKGLRKLLFGRSFLEKNYAETHPKRKKEHTDVIEPHFINGAFMFFKSSIFGEIGGFDTNIFLYFEEMDISHRLRQKGYTTFLLPQTKIVHYQGGSSAKNRPIDREGLISYLYIIKKNYPYLKYLAIKYYLFFTFLIKPKKWDSLGIVFRSVCLDESLKQKQSYRHG; the protein is encoded by the coding sequence ATGAAGTACACGAAAGATGTATCGGTAATCATCATCAATTACAATTCATCAGCCTATACTTTAGACTGTATAGCCTCTGTGCTTGAAAAGACAAGTCCGTCAATATCGTTGGAAATCATAGTTGTAGATAACAATTCAAAGCAGGAAGAATTTGCAGCTCTCGAGGCAGGCCTGCCTTTGAGAGAGAATATTACACTGGTTAGCAGCAGGATAAATACCGGGTTTGGGGGCGGTAATATGTTCGGTGCCCAGTTTGCTTCAGGCGAATATTTGCTGTTTCTGAACAATGATACGCTTTTGATGAACGATTGCATTGGAATGCATGTTGAGTTTCATAGGAATAACCCAAAAGCTGGGGTAACCAGTGCACAGAACTATGACCAGCATGGTAAGTTTGTACCGTCATTTGACCATAACAAAGGCTTACGTAAGCTTTTATTTGGGCGCAGCTTTCTGGAGAAAAACTATGCCGAAACACACCCAAAACGTAAAAAAGAGCATACAGATGTTATTGAGCCGCACTTTATAAACGGTGCCTTTATGTTTTTTAAATCATCGATTTTTGGTGAAATTGGCGGTTTTGACACCAATATCTTCCTCTATTTTGAAGAGATGGATATAAGCCACCGCCTGCGCCAAAAAGGTTACACAACATTTTTGCTTCCGCAGACGAAAATTGTGCACTACCAGGGGGGCAGCTCTGCAAAAAACAGGCCTATAGACCGCGAAGGGCTTATATCTTACCTGTACATCATTAAAAAGAATTACCCTTACCTGAAATATCTTGCCATAAAATACTATCTTTTCTTTACGTTTTTGATAAAGCCTAAGAAATGGGACTCACTTGGGATAGTCTTCCGTAGCGTGTGCCTTGATGAGTCGCTAAAACAGAAGCAAAGCTACCGGCATGGGTAA
- a CDS encoding GNAT family N-acetyltransferase, with protein MEVVQYTESHRDEWEAFVNSAINGNFLHTRAFYDQNIQNAADDASLLFYRKGKLAAVLPAVLYKTDEKIILNSHLRSTYGGYIISRKMGMTDAVEMVNATLDFARTKNVNEIIIRNPFRILYDTISDESDYAMWRCGFKIKYREVETYIDLRPSLEEIKKEFDKGTKYNTIKAWKTITVKESEDFKGFWDMLTENLQSKFGKAPVHTAGQIVALRDAVGKDNIKLIGAYLNDKLIGGCVLFVFKNALHAQYIAQDNAYQEHRCVNAVTDYIIEWGKTQGYNYFNLGTGNDKQGMFINEGLTHFKESFGGRGVLRETMHIEL; from the coding sequence TTGGAAGTAGTACAATACACCGAGAGCCACAGGGATGAATGGGAAGCGTTTGTGAACTCTGCCATTAATGGTAATTTCCTTCACACACGGGCTTTTTACGATCAGAACATCCAAAACGCCGCAGATGATGCTTCACTCCTCTTTTATCGTAAAGGTAAGCTTGCAGCTGTGCTGCCGGCTGTACTATATAAAACTGACGAGAAAATTATACTGAACTCGCATTTGCGCAGCACTTATGGCGGTTATATCATTTCACGAAAAATGGGAATGACAGATGCTGTTGAAATGGTAAACGCAACACTTGATTTCGCGCGCACTAAAAATGTTAACGAAATCATAATTCGCAACCCTTTCCGCATCTTATATGATACTATAAGTGATGAAAGCGACTATGCAATGTGGCGCTGCGGCTTCAAAATAAAATACCGTGAGGTTGAAACCTATATTGACCTTCGCCCCTCACTTGAAGAAATTAAAAAGGAGTTTGACAAAGGCACAAAATACAATACCATAAAAGCCTGGAAGACAATTACCGTAAAAGAATCAGAAGACTTTAAAGGCTTTTGGGACATGCTCACGGAAAACTTACAGTCTAAATTTGGTAAAGCTCCGGTGCATACAGCTGGGCAGATAGTTGCACTTCGGGATGCCGTTGGCAAAGACAACATCAAACTTATAGGGGCATATCTCAATGATAAACTTATTGGCGGATGTGTGCTTTTTGTATTTAAAAATGCGCTGCATGCACAATATATTGCCCAGGACAATGCCTACCAGGAACACCGCTGCGTTAATGCTGTAACCGATTATATAATTGAATGGGGTAAAACGCAGGGCTATAATTATTTTAACCTTGGTACCGGGAATGATAAGCAGGGAATGTTTATCAATGAAGGGCTTACACACTTTAAAGAAAGCTTTGGCGGGCGTGGCGTATTGCGCGAAACCATGCATATAGAACTTTAA
- a CDS encoding glycosyltransferase family 2 protein codes for MQNNISVIISTYNSPAWLQKVLWGYNTQTYRNFEMVIADDGSRSDTFTLIEEMQKEVFYPIIHVWHEDNGFQKSQILNKAILACTTDYILMSDGDCIPRPDFIEQHIKFREEGYFLSGGYHKLPLELSQNITKDDIYSGRCFDVAWLKKNGMQTSFKNNKVDATGLVSDVLNKLTPTNPSWNGHNSSGWKKDIVAINGFDERMQYGGQDRELGERLVNYGIVPKQIRYSTVCLHLDHARGYATPESINKNRNIRKATRDEKKKWTDYGIVKGNAG; via the coding sequence ATGCAAAACAATATTTCTGTAATTATAAGCACTTATAATTCTCCTGCATGGCTTCAGAAAGTGCTGTGGGGGTATAACACGCAAACATACAGGAACTTTGAAATGGTTATTGCCGATGATGGCTCGCGCAGCGACACCTTCACGCTTATTGAGGAAATGCAGAAAGAAGTGTTTTACCCCATAATACATGTATGGCATGAAGACAACGGTTTCCAGAAATCTCAGATACTAAATAAAGCCATACTTGCCTGCACAACAGATTATATATTGATGAGTGATGGTGACTGCATACCTCGCCCTGATTTTATAGAGCAGCATATAAAGTTCAGGGAAGAAGGTTATTTCCTTTCGGGCGGTTACCATAAGCTGCCACTTGAACTTTCCCAAAATATCACCAAAGATGATATTTACTCCGGCAGATGCTTTGATGTTGCCTGGCTTAAAAAAAACGGCATGCAAACATCTTTCAAGAATAATAAAGTTGACGCAACGGGCCTTGTAAGCGATGTACTCAATAAGCTTACACCCACAAACCCAAGCTGGAACGGGCATAACTCATCAGGCTGGAAAAAAGATATTGTTGCCATAAACGGTTTTGACGAGCGGATGCAGTATGGGGGGCAAGACCGTGAACTGGGCGAACGCCTTGTTAACTATGGCATTGTGCCTAAGCAAATACGCTACAGTACCGTATGCCTGCACCTTGACCATGCCCGTGGATATGCCACACCTGAATCAATCAACAAGAACAGGAATATACGCAAGGCAACCCGCGATGAGAAGAAAAAGTGGACAGATTACGGGATTGTGAAGGGTAATGCTGGTTAG
- a CDS encoding glycosyltransferase family 2 protein, producing MTENSPAPKISALAITYNEEDNIRRYVESLSFADEIIIVDSYSTDATEQIARELNVKFMQKEFLNFSDQRNFAIQQAKNDWILFFDLDEVVTPKLEQEIKTVLANNSNEIAYFVKRKFHFMGKKIHFGGWQTDRVIRLFNKNHCAYSGLVHETIQARGVVGKLSEKVDHYSYKSFDNYNGKLTMYSKLQAENLYNKKRRPNAYHFFFRPFYRFCWQYFFRMGILDGKEGFILAYVHSFSVFKRYLQLWMKYRKIA from the coding sequence ATGACTGAAAACAGTCCGGCGCCAAAAATATCTGCGCTCGCCATAACATATAATGAAGAAGACAACATCAGGCGTTATGTAGAGAGCCTTTCTTTTGCCGATGAGATCATTATAGTTGACTCTTACAGTACCGATGCTACCGAACAGATTGCCCGAGAGCTGAATGTAAAGTTTATGCAGAAGGAATTTCTCAATTTCAGCGACCAGCGCAATTTTGCAATACAGCAGGCCAAGAATGACTGGATACTTTTTTTTGACCTTGATGAGGTTGTAACACCAAAACTCGAGCAGGAAATAAAAACAGTATTGGCCAACAACAGTAACGAGATAGCTTATTTTGTAAAGCGGAAATTCCACTTTATGGGCAAAAAAATACATTTCGGCGGCTGGCAGACAGATAGGGTGATACGACTTTTTAACAAGAACCACTGTGCTTACAGCGGGCTTGTGCACGAAACAATACAGGCCAGGGGCGTTGTGGGGAAATTGAGTGAAAAAGTTGACCATTACAGCTATAAAAGCTTTGATAACTACAACGGCAAACTTACAATGTACAGCAAGCTGCAGGCCGAAAACCTATACAATAAGAAGCGCAGGCCGAATGCCTACCATTTTTTCTTCAGGCCGTTTTACAGGTTTTGCTGGCAGTATTTTTTCAGGATGGGCATACTTGACGGCAAGGAAGGTTTTATATTGGCCTATGTGCACTCATTTTCTGTATTTAAGCGCTACCTGCAATTGTGGATGAAGTACAGGAAAATCGCCTGA
- a CDS encoding polysaccharide deacetylase family protein, translating to MAKLPVLMYHNVTPNEKEGAGLTISARLLEEHLRYIHDSGYTTLHLDQINTINSLPAKTLLITFDDVAESQLEYAVPLLEKYGLRAVFFIPFKYVGGNDDWNDGSVKIMSLEQLKSINPDVVQFAWHSYRHGHYKAMSEAEVIEDLDNCQRFIDESGLEVYPAIAYPFGSYPKKGEANAGFKEILQSRGLKMGFRIGNRVNRFPLKDKFEIQRIDIKGEDTLFKFRLKLKFGKLRLF from the coding sequence ATGGCAAAGCTACCTGTTTTAATGTACCACAATGTCACTCCAAATGAAAAAGAAGGAGCCGGGCTCACAATTTCTGCACGGCTGCTGGAGGAACATTTAAGATACATTCATGATTCAGGCTACACGACTTTGCATCTTGATCAAATCAATACTATAAACAGCCTGCCAGCAAAAACCCTACTTATAACTTTTGATGATGTTGCTGAAAGCCAGCTGGAATATGCTGTGCCTTTGCTTGAAAAATACGGGCTCAGGGCTGTGTTCTTCATCCCTTTTAAATATGTTGGCGGCAATGACGACTGGAATGACGGCTCAGTGAAAATAATGAGCCTGGAGCAGCTTAAGAGCATTAATCCGGATGTTGTGCAGTTTGCATGGCATTCTTACAGGCACGGGCATTACAAAGCCATGAGCGAAGCTGAGGTTATCGAAGATCTGGATAACTGCCAACGTTTTATTGATGAATCAGGGCTGGAAGTATATCCCGCAATTGCATACCCGTTCGGGAGCTATCCTAAAAAAGGTGAAGCCAATGCAGGATTTAAGGAAATACTGCAAAGTAGAGGCCTTAAGATGGGTTTCCGCATTGGCAACCGTGTAAACAGGTTTCCGCTGAAAGATAAATTTGAAATTCAGCGCATAGATATAAAAGGGGAGGATACGCTCTTTAAGTTCCGCCTGAAACTGAAGTTCGGGAAACTGCGGTTATTTTAG
- a CDS encoding glycosyltransferase family 2 protein — translation MNSLSVIIPAYNEETYIEDAIRSVSFANEIIVIDSYSTDNTREKAQNMGCKVIERKFDNFSAQKNFALTAAKGDWILFIDADERVTEKLKHEIQEVLKNPKYNGYTIPFPHFYMNRFLYHKVDRVIRLVKNENIQFTGDVHEKLNFEGKAGALRNFMIHYTYKGLFHLLAKKDSYAWFQAQMSVRKGKKVTYLHLIFKPMYRFFHAYIIKKGFLDGVPGLALASMNAYGVLSRYVKMMLIQRGLK, via the coding sequence ATGAACAGCCTTTCGGTAATTATACCCGCCTATAATGAGGAAACATATATTGAAGACGCCATAAGGTCGGTATCATTTGCCAATGAGATAATTGTTATAGATTCCTACAGTACAGACAATACCAGGGAAAAAGCACAAAACATGGGCTGCAAGGTTATTGAGCGGAAATTTGACAATTTCTCTGCACAAAAAAACTTTGCGCTAACTGCTGCCAAAGGCGATTGGATATTATTTATAGACGCTGACGAGCGTGTTACCGAAAAGCTGAAGCACGAAATACAGGAGGTGCTTAAAAATCCTAAATATAACGGCTATACCATACCCTTCCCGCATTTTTACATGAACCGTTTTTTGTACCACAAAGTTGATCGCGTGATTCGACTTGTAAAGAACGAAAACATACAATTTACGGGTGATGTGCATGAAAAGCTGAATTTTGAGGGTAAAGCAGGGGCATTGCGCAACTTCATGATTCATTACACCTATAAGGGCCTTTTCCATTTATTGGCCAAGAAAGACTCTTATGCTTGGTTCCAGGCGCAAATGTCGGTTCGCAAAGGCAAAAAGGTTACTTACCTGCACCTCATCTTTAAGCCCATGTACCGCTTCTTCCATGCATACATCATCAAAAAAGGATTTCTTGACGGTGTGCCGGGGCTGGCGCTTGCAAGTATGAATGCCTACGGTGTGCTTTCGCGCTATGTAAAAATGATGCTGATACAGCGTGGGCTAAAATAA